A region of the Pseudomonas asiatica genome:
GCCCTGTGCTGCCCCCGGAACGGGCCGATGTGCTGGTACTGGAAAGCACCTACGGCGACCGCCTGCACCCGCCTGCAGGCGACCGGCAGCAGCGGCTGGAAGCGGCCATCGACCGCGCCCTTGCCGACCAGGGCACGCTGCTCATTCCGGCCTTCAGTCTCGGCCGCACCCAGGAGCTGCTGTACGAGCTCGAAGGCATTCTTCATCGCAAGGCCTTGCTGAACAAGGCCGGCCCGGCCTCCGAGGGCGACCCGCTCGACTGGTCACAGCTGCCCATCATCCTTGACTCACCATTGGCCCAGCGCATTACCGGTGTGTACCGGGAGTTGCACGACTACTGGGATGCCGAAGCCAGGGCGCGCCTGGCAGAAGGGCGCGACCCGCTTGGCTTCAGCCAGTTGATCAGCGTGGACACCCATGCCCGCCACCAGCAGGTGGTCAATTACCTGAAGAGCACCGGGCGGCCGGCGATCGTGATTGCTGGCAATGGCATGTGTTCGGGTGGGCGCATCGTCAATTACCTCAAGGCCATGCTCGGGGATCCGCGGCACGAGGTGATGTTTATCGGTTATCAGGCCAAGGGCACGCCGGGCGCGGTGATACAGGCGAGTGAAGGGGCGGAAGGGTTTGTGCAGATTGATCTGGATGGGCGGATGTATGAGGTGCGCGCAAAAGTCGTAACCTTGCCGGGCTACTCTGGTCATGCGGATCAGCAGGGGTTGGTTAGCTTCGCGCTGGATGGTGCGAAAGCCGCAAGGAAGGTTGTGCTGGTACATGGAGAAGCTCGGGCGAAATCAGCTTTGGCCGAAGCATTAAGCAAGCGCGGCGGTAGGGAGGTCGACGTCATGGTTGCCCAGTAGCGAGCCGCAGGCCGTCGGCTCGTGGGGCGGCGGTGGAACTTTGTTGACGGTATCTTTCTCTTAGATCGGATAAGTGCTAAAGCTGTAGGTCGTTTCGAGCGGTCTGCGGTGGATGAGCAAAATGCCGCTACGCTTAGCTTCAGCTGGTCTTTCGTCAGGTCAGCTGCAGCCAAGGCTAAGCCTGGCTGACATAGGAATCATGCAAATGGCCGGATCTAAGGAAAACGAGAACAAATGCGAAATGAACGTAGTCCCGGAGTCGAAAATGACGAAGTTGATGTTCTCGAACTCTGGCATGTCTTGTGGAGTCGTAAGCTGCTCATCCTTTCGTGCGTTGTTTTAGTTACTGCAGCTACTCTTGTTTATGTTTGGCTAAAGACGCCGATGTATGAGGCCAAGTCTTTTATATTGCCACCTACCAAGAATGATATTGCCCAGTTGAACTATGGCCGCACTGAAGCCAGCGGCCTCAAAGCGTTTACACCCAAAGATGTTTATCAGATTTACCTGCGTTCCCTGCAATCCGAGTCACTGCGGCGCCAGTTTTTTCGCGCGGTCTATTTGCCTAATTTGCCAGAGGTCGCCCGCCAAGGCTCTCAAGATGCACTTTATGACCAGTTTGGCAAGGTATTGACTGTGGGGGCTGTGGCGGGAGATAGTGCCGAGCGCTTTTTGATCAGGGCGTTAAGCGACGACCCCAAGATGAGTGTGAAGTGGGTAACGCGTTTT
Encoded here:
- a CDS encoding MBL fold metallo-hydrolase RNA specificity domain-containing protein; the protein is MEYPVLSHHGGARGVTGSCHQLHLAPSTSLLIDCGLEQGAEAAPGAASAPLGFDVQGIQALVITHVHLDHVGRIPALLAAGYRGPILCSEPSARLLPLVLEDAYKLSISSEPAQVARYLEFIRDLIVPVPFEQWHTLVERPGLGCRIRLQRAGHLLGSAYVECDVQREQANTRYVFSGDLGAGGNPLLRPVLPPERADVLVLESTYGDRLHPPAGDRQQRLEAAIDRALADQGTLLIPAFSLGRTQELLYELEGILHRKALLNKAGPASEGDPLDWSQLPIILDSPLAQRITGVYRELHDYWDAEARARLAEGRDPLGFSQLISVDTHARHQQVVNYLKSTGRPAIVIAGNGMCSGGRIVNYLKAMLGDPRHEVMFIGYQAKGTPGAVIQASEGAEGFVQIDLDGRMYEVRAKVVTLPGYSGHADQQGLVSFALDGAKAARKVVLVHGEARAKSALAEALSKRGGREVDVMVAQ